The genomic stretch CAGCCCGCCGCCGCTCCCGGGGCGGTGCTGCTGCGCGAGCACAAGCCGTCCTCCGATTCCGCCGGCGCTCCAGGGGCGTCGGGTTCGTCCCCCTCGGGTGCGTCCGGTTCGTCGGACGGGTCGGGGGCGCCGGACACCGGGGGTACGGACGGCCCGGCCAGGGAGCGCGCCCGGACCCGGCCCGCGGGGGACCGCGACCGTGACAACCCCTTCGCGCCGCCGCCCGCAGACGCCCCCGACCAGCCGTGGCGGCCCCGCCACCACGGCCAGGACCAGGGCCAGGGCCATGATCACGGCGACGACCGGGGCCGCGACGGAGACCAGCAGCCGCCCGCGTGGGGCAGCCAGTGGAGCAGCCGCCAGCCGGGACGCCAGAGCGGCGGCTTCGGTACGCGGCCGGGCAACCGCGGCGGTCAGCAGGGCCCCGGCGGCCAGGGCGGGCCCGGCGGCGGCCTGCGCTGGGACCCGACCGACCCGGCCCAGCGCCGCGCGCGCTACGCGCTGCTCGCCGGCATGTGGGGCTTCTTCTTCGTCCTGTTCAACCTGCCGGAGATCGCTCTGCTCCTGGCGACGCTCGCCCTCTACTGGGGCATCAGCTCCCTGCGCGCCAAGCCCGCCCGTACGGCCGGCGGCGCGCGGGCCACGGCCGCCGATCTCACGGGCCAGGCCCCGCCCCGTACGGACTCGGGGGCCTCCGCCACGGGCCACCCGGCCTCCGCCTCCACCCGCCCGCAGACGACCGCGGCCGTGGCCGGGCTGGTCACCGCCTCGCTGGCGCTGGTCATGGTGGCCGCCACCTTCACGATCCAGCTCGTCTACCGCGACTACTTCACGTGTGTGGACGACGCCCTGACCCAGTCCGCCGCGCACTCCTGCGAGAAGAAGCTCCCCGAGCAGCTGCGGCCGCTGCTCAGCGCTCGGCAGGAGTAGGGAGCGGCCGGTATCCGACCGCACACCGCCGGCAGGCCGGGGAACCGTTCGTCTCAGCCGCCGCCCTTCGGGGTGGCGGCTGAGACGTTCCCGGGGACGGCGCGCCGCGGGGCTTCCTCGTGCGGGGGCGGGGATGGGGGCCCGGGCGGGGACGTGGTGGGTTCGAAGTCGGTCATCAGGCCGCCGGAGGAGGCACGCAGTTCCGACCAGCGGGCGCTGCGGGTGCTGGCGTCGTGCCAGGGGCGCCCGCCGTCCGGCCCGGCCTGGTCGCCGTCGGGTACGTGGTCGTACGGTCTCCGGCCGGCCGGGGTACGGCGGCGGGCGTGCCGGGCGTGGTGGCGAGGCCGGGGGCGGGGGCGGTGTCGCACCGAACGGGAGACCGTACGCGTCAGCACCCTCCAGCCGAAGCGGCAGGCGGCCCACGACCCTCGTCCGGCGGCACGGGTGAGGCGTTTCACAGCGCGCCCGGCCCGTACGCGGAGCTTCACGCGCGGCCGTGGCGCGGGCTTCGGGGGGCGGGGTACGCCGCGCAGCCACCAGAAGCGGGCGACGAGCGCACCCGGGACGCCGATGAGCAGGGCCCAGCCGAGCGCCGCCAGCCCCGTCTGCCACCAGCTGGGCCCGAAGCGGGCCAGCGCAGCGCTGCCCAGCGCGCCGCCCGCGAGCCCGGCGAGCACCGCCGAGACCACACCGCAGCCGAGCGCCGCGAGCCCGGCGGCGGCGGCCGTCTCGCGCCAGCCGGTCCACTCGGCCCCGGCCGGGGGCGCGGGGGGCGGGTGTGCGGCGTCCCGGCGCGCGGCGGCCGCGTACGACTTCGCGGGGAGCGCCGCGTAGCGGGCCAGCGCCAGCCCGGCGGCGAGCGGTACGGCCGCGGTCAGCCAGTAGAGCGGCCCGGTGACGTCCGGCTCCGGGAACATGCCGAACAGCGGGAAGTGCGGCAGGTCCGGATGCCCGCCGGCGCCGAGCGGCCCGACCGTGCTGCCCGCGCCGAGCGTGAAGCCGGGGCCGAGCCCGTACGCCAGCCCCCAGACGACGGTGTTCGGCAGCAGGACGAGGCTGAGCAGCGCCACGGTGCACCGGCCCGTCCAGTCGTGGGTGAGGCCGAGGAAACCGTCCCGGACCGCCGGC from Streptomyces albofaciens JCM 4342 encodes the following:
- a CDS encoding DUF6350 family protein, whose protein sequence is MSQLTDRGPTLSTRGRASAQRSSALGTAFVGGVLAAGLGLGAFAVVVLLLWVASPYPDTNPSRALHLAADLWFLAHGSDLVRSATASGAESPVAVTPLLLMALPVWLLYRTGRHILETVPPALPSPPAAPLPGLLHPDAFDPEPTPRLLLGWFLAGYLSVTGAALLYASEGPLYVEPLSALLYVPVVALLTAAVAAWHSVGRAAFVPLPDRVQRLYDRLPPGLCAALEGWRGVTALRAATAGTLVLLLCGALLALLALGWHAPAVRDGFLGLTHDWTGRCTVALLSLVLLPNTVVWGLAYGLGPGFTLGAGSTVGPLGAGGHPDLPHFPLFGMFPEPDVTGPLYWLTAAVPLAAGLALARYAALPAKSYAAAARRDAAHPPPAPPAGAEWTGWRETAAAAGLAALGCGVVSAVLAGLAGGALGSAALARFGPSWWQTGLAALGWALLIGVPGALVARFWWLRGVPRPPKPAPRPRVKLRVRAGRAVKRLTRAAGRGSWAACRFGWRVLTRTVSRSVRHRPRPRPRHHARHARRRTPAGRRPYDHVPDGDQAGPDGGRPWHDASTRSARWSELRASSGGLMTDFEPTTSPPGPPSPPPHEEAPRRAVPGNVSAATPKGGG